Proteins encoded by one window of Mercenaria mercenaria strain notata chromosome 4, MADL_Memer_1, whole genome shotgun sequence:
- the LOC128556495 gene encoding adhesion G protein-coupled receptor L3-like has translation MSVEALDLNSSSEDIVTAINDIASVTSQTGIANASDKITNGELAILTSSLKKIATLLPSQLVSNDTVTDRFIGCVDNLIDDTNIDTWKSETDSTSAEQILSAIDSIAEALTVTAEQDEKRLITKKNIAIQAQLLSDGVMVFPDSVESFDQDWINQTKSSIRIQSQSSSNSTEAYVATAVIYRNMSGILPNTYSVTGETISERKDTEKKVKINGPVLAMTIPSHLSRSLDSPITITFEHYNNNLTAPICVFWQYKSDSQGFWSDDGCRNKSTNTSSTVCECDHLTNFAVLMSPFQPVDEVGSSSETMVLHIVSIVGISTSILCLIATFVIHFALWKHLKSERTTLLIHLCVALFVAYIVFLAGINRTENKAACTAIAAFLHYIYLVVFCIMLAEGIQIAMIVLYVFKTKSKLKLLLSIAWGVPAVIVGISVLVTRLNGYGNEKLQVLFKILTFFELILQVEKINDLYILSPLKTVHIVIYFYDQK, from the exons atgtca GTTGAAGCATTGGACCTAAATTCATCATCCGAAGATATTGTCACTGCTATAAATGATATAGCTAGTGTCACATCCCAAACCGGAATTGCGAACGCTAGTGACAAGATAACGAACGGCGAACTGGCGATTTTGACGTCATCTTTGAAAAAGATAGCCACCCTACTTCCGTCTCAGTTAGTTTCAAATGACACTGTCACTGAT AGATTCATTGGTTGTGTAGACAACCTTATCGATGATACTAACATTGATACTTGGAAATCAGAAACG GATAGTACAAGTGCAGAGCAGATACTTTCCGCTATCGACAGTATTGCAGAGGCACTGACCGTTACAGCAGAACAAGACGAAAAACGTTTAATTACCAAAAAGAATATTG CAATTCAAGCCCAGCTACTTTCAGACGGTGTGATGGTTTTTCCTGACTCTGTTGAAAGTTTTGATCAAGATTGGATTAATCAAACAAAAAGCAGTATTCGAATACAGTCACAGTCTTCTTCAA ATTCAACAGAGGCATATGTGGCGACAGCAGTGATATATAGAAACATGTCTGGTATCCTTCCAAACACGTATTCCGTTACAGGTGAAACCAT ATCAGAGAGAAAAGACACAGAAaagaaagttaaaataaatgGACCTGTTCTAGCCATGACAATACCGTCTCACCTATCAAGAAGCTTGGATTCTCCGATAACAATAACATTTGAGCATTACAAT AATAACCTGACAGCGCCAATATGCGTTTTCTGGCAGTATAAAAG TGATTCTCAAGGATTCTGGTCAGATGACGGGTGCAGGAACAAGTCGACTAATACCAGTAGTACAGTTTGTGAATGTGATCATCTAACTAATTTTGCAGTGTTGATGAGTCCATTTCAACCG GTTGATGAGGTTGGTTCTTCATCCGAAACAATGGTTCTTCACATCGTCTCAATTGTTGGTATATCAACATCTATACTGTGTTTGATTGCGACTTTTGTCATACATTTTGCTCTGTGGAA gcaTTTGAAAAGCGAGCGGACAACGCTGTTGATTCATTTATGCGTCGCTTTGTTTGTGGCTTACATTGTATTTCTGGCTGGAATCAATCGAACAGAGAACAAA GCAGCATGTACAGCCATTGCTGCATTTCTGCACTACATATACCTGGTCGTATTTTGTATAATGTTGGCAGAAGGCATCCAGATAGCTATGATCGTACTTTAtgtctttaaaacaaaatcaaaactcAAGTTGTTACTTTCTATTGCATGGG GTGTACCGGCAGTTATTGTTGGGATATCAGTTTTGGTAACGAGGTTAAACGGATACGGGAACGAGAAATTGCAAgtcttatttaaaattttaacgtTCTTTGAGCTTATCTTACAAGTTGAAAAGAttaatgatttatatattttgtcaCCACTCAAAACAGttcatattgtaatatatttttatgatcaAAAGTGA